The following coding sequences are from one Candidatus Coatesbacteria bacterium window:
- a CDS encoding MATE family efflux transporter encodes MTDKPRRPERARRPDLLGGPLRPTLFKLALPMAGGMLLNSMMGVVDMIFVGQLGKEALAAVALCFPLHFLIITAGAGTNTAASAVLARYIGGGEQERSDRTVLYVLAAWLGLTLLLMPLGLSIARPLLSSTGAAAGVVERAHGYITTIYWGVWAILGQMIIAGLYRGAGDTKFPFYILLLTVGINAVLDPLLIFGIWFFPRLGVTGAALATALSRVIGFAVIFIHLLAKRGPIRVRLASRGWDKQVFGRLWRLAVPGFIQRTVVPVAMQVILYIITPLGTAVVGAFGVGKRLFNLAYLPAIGFNNAAMVMIGQCHAAGMPRRARQTSIDTTWITVSITAGIAGLLALFPEFWMGLFSESADVVAAGRPLVLFTASALPCVALVLLTNGYFNAMNQGFYAMLPTVAHRLALEPGAIWLGVSVAGVTGAWFGLAVGGWIAGLGALLILFSRWRALRREAREREAGDGAVELA; translated from the coding sequence ACGTTGTTCAAGCTGGCCCTGCCGATGGCCGGCGGGATGCTGCTCAACTCGATGATGGGCGTGGTCGACATGATCTTCGTCGGTCAGTTGGGCAAGGAGGCCCTGGCGGCGGTGGCCTTGTGCTTCCCCTTGCACTTTCTGATTATCACCGCCGGCGCGGGGACCAACACGGCGGCCAGCGCCGTACTGGCCCGCTACATCGGCGGCGGCGAACAGGAACGTTCCGACCGTACCGTGCTCTACGTCCTGGCGGCCTGGCTGGGCCTGACTTTGCTGCTGATGCCGCTGGGGCTGTCGATCGCCCGGCCCCTGCTCTCGTCGACGGGGGCGGCCGCCGGCGTCGTCGAGCGGGCCCACGGTTACATCACCACCATCTACTGGGGCGTCTGGGCCATTCTGGGGCAGATGATCATCGCCGGTCTGTACCGCGGCGCCGGGGACACCAAGTTTCCCTTCTACATCCTGCTGCTGACCGTGGGCATCAACGCCGTGTTGGACCCGCTGCTGATCTTCGGCATCTGGTTCTTCCCCCGTCTCGGCGTCACGGGGGCGGCCCTGGCCACGGCGCTGAGCCGGGTGATCGGCTTCGCGGTGATCTTCATCCACCTGCTGGCCAAGCGCGGGCCGATCCGGGTGCGCCTCGCTTCCCGGGGGTGGGACAAGCAGGTCTTCGGTCGCTTGTGGCGTCTGGCCGTGCCCGGCTTCATCCAGCGCACCGTGGTGCCCGTGGCGATGCAGGTCATCCTCTACATCATCACCCCCTTGGGAACGGCGGTGGTCGGGGCCTTCGGCGTCGGCAAACGCCTGTTCAACCTGGCCTACCTGCCGGCCATCGGTTTCAACAACGCGGCGATGGTGATGATCGGCCAGTGCCACGCCGCCGGGATGCCCCGGCGCGCCCGGCAGACCTCGATCGACACCACCTGGATCACGGTATCGATCACCGCGGGGATCGCCGGACTGCTGGCCCTGTTCCCCGAGTTTTGGATGGGGCTGTTCAGCGAATCGGCCGACGTCGTCGCCGCGGGGCGCCCCCTGGTCCTCTTCACCGCCTCCGCTCTGCCCTGCGTGGCCCTGGTGCTGCTGACCAACGGCTACTTCAACGCCATGAACCAGGGCTTTTACGCCATGCTGCCCACGGTGGCCCACCGTCTGGCCCTGGAGCCCGGCGCCATCTGGCTGGGTGTCAGCGTCGCCGGGGTTACCGGGGCCTGGTTCGGCCTGGCCGTCGGGGGTTGGATCGCCGGTCTCGGCGCGCTGTTGATCCTCTTCAGCCGCTGGCGCGCCCTGCGCCGGGAGGCCCGGGAGCGGGAGGCGGGCGATGGCGCCGTCGAGCTGGCTTGA